The Elusimicrobiota bacterium genome contains the following window.
CTTCGGCTATACCATTTGGTTCTTCCTGAACAGCATACGATATAGACAATCCGTAATTCTTCCCGTCGCCCAGCAGATTATTAAATTGCGGGATACTTTCAGAAGTTGAAATTATCAAAATATCTTTTATTCCCGCAAGCATCAGAATAGAAAGAGGGTAGTATATCATCGGCTTGTTATAAATCGGTAAAAGTTGTTTTGATACGGCCTTTGTTACCGGATAAAGCCGAGTGGCCTTTCCCCCTGCAAGTATTATTCCTTTTGTCAGATTCATTAGCGGCTCCATTTAAAGACAGGTTTAGTTTTGAAATATTAGAAATATATTATCAGCTTTATTTTCTATCCGTCTTTACCTTTGTCTGGTTTTAAAATATTCTATAGTCTTTTTTAGCCCTTCTTCAAGCCTGACTTTCGGACTCCAATTAAGAAGTTTTTTAGCTTTTGAAATATCCGGCCTCCGGACTTTAGGATCATCTATCGGAAGAGGTTTAAATGCAATTTTCGACCTGCTGCTAGTCATTTTTATTATTATCTTTGCCAGTTCATTCAATGTTATTTCATGAGGGTTTCCGATATTAACAGGTTCATTATATTCTGACATTAATAGTTTGTATATTCCGTTTATGAGATCGGAAACATAGCAGAATGATCTTGTTTGTTTCCCATTGCCGAAAACTGTTACAAGTTTGTTATTTAAAGCTTGAGCAATAAATTCAGGCACAGCCCTTCCATCGTGACGGCGCATCCTCGGGCCATAGGTATTAAAAATCCGCGCGATGCGTACAGGCATTTTGTGGTAACGGTGATAAGCCATAGTCATGGCCTCGGCAAACCTTTTCGCTTCATCGTAGACACCGCGCGGACCTACAGGATTTACATTTCCCCAATACGATTCGTTTTGAGGATTGATCAAAGGATCTCCGTATATCTCGCTTGTGGAAGCAAGCATAAAAATAGCTTTCTTGTCTTTTGCCAAACCTAGCGCGTTATGCGTCCCCAGCGATCCTACTTTTAAGGTCGGAATTGGATGTCTTAAATAATCAATCGGGCTGGCCGGGGAAGCGAAATGCAGGACTGCATCAACTTTTCCGGAAACATTTATGAAATTAGTGACATTGTGCCTGACAAATTTAACTTTTTTGCTACCTAATAAATGTTCAATATTTTTTATATCGCCGGTAATAAGATTATCAAGAATTACAACAGAATGCCCTTTTGCAATTAAAAAATCGCAAAGATGCGACCCTAAAAAGCCTGCTCCTCCGGTAATAACTATTCGCATGAACACTCCTTTCTAAATACAGTGATAAGGGGTAAGGGATAAGAATTAAGGTTTAAATTAGACAAAAAATTGCATTAAGCATGAACTTACCCCTTACCGCTTAACACTTACCACTTGTTTTATCTTCCTATGCTTTTATATGTAAATCCCAATTCTTCCATTTTCTTTGGATTAAAAATATTTCTTCCGTCAATAATTATTGGATGTTTCAGCAATTTTTTTATTCTCATGAGATCGAGATTTCTAAATTCATCCCATTCAGTAAGTATAACCAGGCAATCCGCTCCTTTAGAAACTTCGTACGGACTTTTTTCATATTTTACATCTTTTAGGAAATTCTTTGACTTTTCCATTGATTGCGGATCATAAGCTTTTATTTTTGCTTCCTGTTCCTGAAGCTTTTGAATTATATAAATGGACGGAGCAAAACGCATGTCATCCGTATTGGGTTTAAATGCTAATCCCAGAATACCTATAGTTTTACCTTTAAGAATCCATAATGTTTCTTCAATCTTTTTTAGAAGCAATTTCCTTTGTCCTTCGTTTATTTTAATTATTTCTCTAAGCAAATTGAAATCATATCCTAATTTCTTTGAAATCCAGATAAAAGCTTCTAGATCCTTGGGAAAACAAAACCCGCCGAAGCCGATGCCCGCTTTTAAAAAAGATTGTCCTATCCTTTTATCCAACCCCATGCCAACGGCAACTTTTTCTATATCTGCCCCGGTTTTTTCGCACAAGTTCGCTACAGCATTAATATATGAGATTTTTAAGGCAAGGAATGAATTTGATGCATGCTTTATTATCTCGGCGCTTTTTATATCTGTAACAATTAAAGGAGCTTTAATGGATGCGAATACTTCCCGCAACAGATTTTCCGCTCTTTTTGAGTTTACCCCTATAACAATCCTGTCGGGATTAAATGTATCATGAATAGCTGTGCCTTCTCTCAAAAATTCCGGGTTAGATGCAACATCAAAGGAAATATTCTTTTTCAAATTTCTTTTGATTGTATGCTGAACCCATTCCCCTGTTTCAACCGGAACGGTTGACTTGTCAACGATGAGCTTATAGCTTTTCATATGCAAAGCTATCTCTTTTGCAACAATTTCAACGAATGAAAGATCCGCGGAACCGTCAGGACGAGGAGGAGTTCCAACGGCAATAAATATTATCTCCGACTTCTCAACCGCATTTCTTAATAAAGAGGTAAAGGCCAGCCTTTTCTGCTTTACATTCTTTTTTACCAGTTCCCCCAGCCCCGGCTCATATATGGGCATAATATTTTTCAATAATTTATTTATCTTTGCTTTATCGTTATCAACACAGATAACCTTATGCCCCAATTCAGCCAGGCACGCTCCTGTCACAAGCCCTACATAGCCTGTACCGATAACACAAATGTTTCTCATTCAATACTCCTATTCAGATTTTGGCTGATAAAAAATCGGCGACCGATTCCTGCCAAGGTTTAAGAGGTTTAAAATCATTAAGTTTCCAGATATAATTCTTAAGTCCTGAAAAGTATGGCCTTGGAGCAGCGAAATTAAACGATTTAAGCGAAACTTTCTCGATCTTATTTTTTGAACAGCCCAATATTTTAGCTATATAAACTGCAACTTCGTATCTGGAAGCAAATCCTGAGTTAGTTAAATGGTATATTCCGTATAAATTAGTTTCCAAAAGTTTTGAAATCGCCAAGGAAAGATCAAATACGTTTGTAGGAGAACTTCTCATATCGCCTGCTTGCTTGACGTTTTTATTGTTTTTCAAATCATCAAAAATTGCAGATACAAAATTATTTCTTTTTGAACCGAAAAGCCATGAAGTGCGGATTATAAAAAATTTGTTCAAAAGATTTTTTACAAACCATTCGCCGGCCAGTTTTGACTTTGCGTAAATATTTACGG
Protein-coding sequences here:
- the rfbD gene encoding dTDP-4-dehydrorhamnose reductase, with the translated sequence MNGGGENLKTRISIAITKISIKLKIKKINMKILITGISGLLGSELAKVLKDKHEICGIARNFNSPEFKTYNIDITDSKLTYDTISKINPDAVIHAATYSNVDECEKNPELAFKINSLGTRNVCLACQRFDTVLVYISTDYVFSGKDFPKEGYTELDIPNPVNIYAKSKLAGEWFVKNLLNKFFIIRTSWLFGSKRNNFVSAIFDDLKNNKNVKQAGDMRSSPTNVFDLSLAISKLLETNLYGIYHLTNSGFASRYEVAVYIAKILGCSKNKIEKVSLKSFNFAAPRPYFSGLKNYIWKLNDFKPLKPWQESVADFLSAKI
- a CDS encoding UDP-glucose/GDP-mannose dehydrogenase family protein gives rise to the protein MRNICVIGTGYVGLVTGACLAELGHKVICVDNDKAKINKLLKNIMPIYEPGLGELVKKNVKQKRLAFTSLLRNAVEKSEIIFIAVGTPPRPDGSADLSFVEIVAKEIALHMKSYKLIVDKSTVPVETGEWVQHTIKRNLKKNISFDVASNPEFLREGTAIHDTFNPDRIVIGVNSKRAENLLREVFASIKAPLIVTDIKSAEIIKHASNSFLALKISYINAVANLCEKTGADIEKVAVGMGLDKRIGQSFLKAGIGFGGFCFPKDLEAFIWISKKLGYDFNLLREIIKINEGQRKLLLKKIEETLWILKGKTIGILGLAFKPNTDDMRFAPSIYIIQKLQEQEAKIKAYDPQSMEKSKNFLKDVKYEKSPYEVSKGADCLVILTEWDEFRNLDLMRIKKLLKHPIIIDGRNIFNPKKMEELGFTYKSIGR
- a CDS encoding SDR family oxidoreductase codes for the protein MRIVITGGAGFLGSHLCDFLIAKGHSVVILDNLITGDIKNIEHLLGSKKVKFVRHNVTNFINVSGKVDAVLHFASPASPIDYLRHPIPTLKVGSLGTHNALGLAKDKKAIFMLASTSEIYGDPLINPQNESYWGNVNPVGPRGVYDEAKRFAEAMTMAYHRYHKMPVRIARIFNTYGPRMRRHDGRAVPEFIAQALNNKLVTVFGNGKQTRSFCYVSDLINGIYKLLMSEYNEPVNIGNPHEITLNELAKIIIKMTSSRSKIAFKPLPIDDPKVRRPDISKAKKLLNWSPKVRLEEGLKKTIEYFKTRQR